The Mesorhizobium sp. INR15 region GAACGACACCGACATGCCGAATTCGCGGATCAGCCGCAGCATGACCAGATTGCCAAGGGAATAGAGCGCCAGCGTCAGCAGGATCTTGCCCAGGCTGGGCGCAAGCCCCCATTGCTTGGCCGCCGTCGCCGCCAGCAAAAAGATCACCGTTGAAAAACCAAGCTGAAACAGTCCTGAAAAACTCACGTTTGCGCCTCGATGCCGGTTTGACGACGGATGTCCGCCTTGTTTCGCAAGCGCGCCACCACGTCAAGCGAGTGCCGCACCAGGACAGTCTTGTATCGGCGGGACCGAAGCATAATGTCGCGATTGTCACCTGCCTCTCGCGATGAAGGCCAGTCAGGAGCCTGTTGTGCGGTTTATCGAGATCTGGTCGCGGCGCTGGAACGGGCTTTCGCTTGCCTTGCAATTCGTGGTTGCCGGGGGATTCGGGCTGCTGGCGGTCATGCTGGTGGTCGGCTTCTGGGTTACGTCGCAGATCCGCCAAAGCGTCATCCATAACTCGGCGGCGACGACCGCGCTTTACGTCGACAGCGTGATCGCGCCGCTGCTTCCCGACCTGCGCAAGAGCCGGGAGCTCAACGACAATGTCAAACGGGCGCTTGACGAGACACTCGGCCAGGGCGCGCTCGGCAAGCGGCTCTTTTCGTTCAAGCTTTGGCGCCGGGACGGTGTGATACTGTATGCGAAGAACGCAGCCCTGATCGGCCAGCAGTTCGCCCCAAGTACCAACCTGCGATCTGCCTTTGACGGCAATGTTGTCGCCGAGTTCAACAAGCTTGACGGCGAGGACGACGAGGAGGAGAGGGTCTCGGGCTTGCCGCTGCTCGAAATCTACAATCCGGTACGAGAGCCCTGGTCGGGTGAAGTCGTTGCCGTGTCTGAATTCTACGAGATCTCCGACGACTTCCAGGCGACGCTGGCTTCCGCGTTGTTGTCGAGCTGGCTGATCGTGGCCGGCGCCACCCTGGCGGCGCTGCTGCTGCTGTCGGGCATCGTCATGCGCGGCAGCAGCACCATCGACAGGCAGCGTGGTGTGTTGCAGGGGCAGGTTTCGGAATTGCAGGCGCTGGTTTCGCAAAACCGGGCGCTGCGTCTGCGTGTGCAGCGGGCGTCGCGCCGTGCCACGGCCCTCAATGAAAGATACCTGAGGCGCATCGGCGCCGACCTTCATGACGGACCAGCTCAGCTGGTGGCGTTGGCGGCGCTGCGGGTAGACAGCCCTATCCTCTCGGGCGAAGGGGCCTCGAGCGAGAGCCGCAACGCCGAGGTCACCATGATCCGCAAGACACTGGACGATGCGATGCGCGAAATTCGCGACATCTGCAATGGCCTGGTCCTGCCACAGATCGAAACGGCTGCAGTGGGCGACATATTGCGTCTTGTCACGGACGAGCACCAGCGCCGGACCGGCACATCGGTCGCCCTTGAACTTTCGGGGCAGTTGCCAGAGTTGGGGGCTTCGGAGAAGATCAGCATCTATCGTTTCGTCCAGGAGGGGCTGAACAACGCCTATCGGCACGGAAAAGGTAAGGGCCAGGCGGTGAAAGCCGGATCAAAGGGCGGCAAGCTTTCCGTCGAAGTCTCGGATCGTGGACCCGGGTTCGGCTCGGCGAGGGCCGAGGGACTCGGTCTGGCTGGCCTCCGGGAACGAATCGAAAGCATTGGTGGTCAGTTCGAGACCACCAGCGGACCGCAAGGCACGCGATTGGTTATCGTGCTGGCTGTCGAGGAGCAATCATGACTGGCGCCATCCGCATTGCTGTCGTCGACGACCATCCGCTGTTTCGAGAAGGCGTAGCGCGCAGCCTTCTGGAGATCGGCGGCTTCGAGATCGTCGCCCAAGGCGCCACGGCGCAGGACGCTGAGCGCATTGCCGCCACCCTGCAGCCCGATATCCTCCTGCTCGACATCAGCATGCCTGGCGACGGCCTTGCCTCCGTGGCCAGTATCCTTGCCAGCCACCCCGCGCAGAAGATTGTCATGCTGACGGTCTCTGAGGACAATGCCGACGTGACGCAAGCGCTGAACGCCGGCGTACGCGGCTATGTGCTGAAGGGGGTCGGCTCGCGCACGTTGGCGGAAATCCTGGGCAATGTGGCCGCGGGCGAGAACTATGTCTCGCCAACCCTGTCGGCCCGGCTGCTTTCGAACCTGCAATCCCTGCAGCCGTCGAACGGCAAGGCCGACCGCCTGCGCCAGCTCACCGGCCGCGAGATCGATATCCTGAGGCTAGTGGCCGAGGGGCTGAGCAACAAGGAAGTAGCCCTGCGGCTAAAGCTGCAGGAAAAGACCGTCAAACACCATATGACCGGTGTGCTGTCCAAGCTCAACGTCCGCAACCGGACAGAGGCGGCTTTGCTGATGCGCGAGATCGGCGCGACCAGTGCATAATCTGGAAAACGGGTCCTGATTTCCCTGAGGATCATGCTCGGTCGAGAGCTGATAACCGAGCACAGATCGAAGAAGGAAGGCAGGCTGCAAGCTTTAAATGGCAGGTGCCTGAAATTGATTTACTTCAACTAAACCAAGAAATGCCTTAGGATTGCCTGCGCCCGGGTTGAATGGGCCTCCCGTTCCATCCGGCCGCGTTACTGCAGCCAAGCGAACTCTTTGGCAGCGGACCGCTCTGGGAACAACGGACTGTCTGCGTCCGGAGCCAGAGTGAAGATGTCACCTCCGCCGGGGGCGGCGGAGGTGACGCGTGAAGAGGGCGTTGCCTGTTCCCCGCTTCACAATCCCTTCAAGCGACTGATGTCCGCAGCGGTCGCGCGGCGGTTGACGATGGTGCGGCCCAGCGCATCCTTCATCTTGAAACGGCCGTTATCGATCTCTTCATGGAAGCCGTCGGGGTGCTGCACTTCAATTTTGTCGCCATCGATTTCGACACGATCCTCGGTTGCCGCATTCACATGCCCGACGGCGCCACTTGTTCCGCTGCTTTTGCTGTTGCCGGTGCCCTTGCCATTGTTGCGCCCGCTGCTGTTGCCGCTGTTGTCACCGCCGCTATTACCGTTGCTACCGCCGTTGCCATTGCCATTGTCGTCGCCGCCGCCGCCGCTGTT contains the following coding sequences:
- a CDS encoding sensor histidine kinase; this translates as MKASQEPVVRFIEIWSRRWNGLSLALQFVVAGGFGLLAVMLVVGFWVTSQIRQSVIHNSAATTALYVDSVIAPLLPDLRKSRELNDNVKRALDETLGQGALGKRLFSFKLWRRDGVILYAKNAALIGQQFAPSTNLRSAFDGNVVAEFNKLDGEDDEEERVSGLPLLEIYNPVREPWSGEVVAVSEFYEISDDFQATLASALLSSWLIVAGATLAALLLLSGIVMRGSSTIDRQRGVLQGQVSELQALVSQNRALRLRVQRASRRATALNERYLRRIGADLHDGPAQLVALAALRVDSPILSGEGASSESRNAEVTMIRKTLDDAMREIRDICNGLVLPQIETAAVGDILRLVTDEHQRRTGTSVALELSGQLPELGASEKISIYRFVQEGLNNAYRHGKGKGQAVKAGSKGGKLSVEVSDRGPGFGSARAEGLGLAGLRERIESIGGQFETTSGPQGTRLVIVLAVEEQS
- a CDS encoding response regulator transcription factor, whose amino-acid sequence is MTGAIRIAVVDDHPLFREGVARSLLEIGGFEIVAQGATAQDAERIAATLQPDILLLDISMPGDGLASVASILASHPAQKIVMLTVSEDNADVTQALNAGVRGYVLKGVGSRTLAEILGNVAAGENYVSPTLSARLLSNLQSLQPSNGKADRLRQLTGREIDILRLVAEGLSNKEVALRLKLQEKTVKHHMTGVLSKLNVRNRTEAALLMREIGATSA